AATAATGCGATTAAAATGGCAATAATGGCAATCACCACCAGCAATTCAATCAGAGTAAAGCCATGCCGCTCTCTTCTGCCTGATGAACTCATGATTTCTTCCTTCGATAAGATTTAAAAACGATTATGAAAATCGGAACTAAAACACCTCATTAATGACTTCACCCCCTAATACGGTGGCGATTTCTTTTCGATTATTATGCATGTAAAACAGTTTGTGCTGATCGATACCCAATGCGTGAAGCAGTGTGGCGTGTAGATCGGTGGGAGAGACGGGACGTTCGACGGGCGTGTATCCCAGGTCGTCCGTTCTGCCAATGATCTGGCCCCCCTTCATGCCTCCTCCGGCCATCCACATACAATAGGTCGTCGGTAAATGGTCGCGGCCGCGGCGGTCCCCCTTTGCAGAGCCTTCCGTGGTCGGCGTTCGTCCAAATTCGCCTCCCCAGATCACCAGAGTCTCCTCCAGTAAACCGCGCTGTTTCAAATCTTTGAGCAAACCCGCAATTGGTCGATCCGTCGCCCGGGACCGTTTCAGATGATTGGCCTTGAGCGAACCATGAGCGTCCCAACCTCCATTTCGTAATTGCACTACCCTTACACCGCGCTCCACGAGTCGACGCGCAATCAGACAATGCCTGCCAAATTCCGCAGTCGGCTTATCATCCAGACCATACAGTTTGGCAGTCTCAGCCGTTTCGCTCTCCAGATCAAAGACTTCCGGTGCGGAGGTTTGCAAGCGGAACCCGAGTTCGTAAGAGGCAATCCGCGCTTCCAGTTCAGAATCCTGACCGAGCTGCGCCAGATGCTCCTGATTCATCCATTTGATGAAATCGAGTTGCTGACGGCGATTCTGATTCGAATAACCGGACGGCATCTGGGTATACGGAATCCCCCGCTTTCCATCCACCAGTGTCCCCTGGAATCGCGATGGTAAAAACCCTGCCCCCCAACCCGGTGTCTGCGGGGCGGGACCGGTACTGTTGGAAAGCATCGAAATAAACCCTGGCAGATCGCGGCTTTCACTTCCCAGCCCATACGTCATCCAGGCACCCAGACTGGGTCGATCACCAATGGCCGAACCAGTCAACGCAATACACTCTCCCGGTCCATGTACGGGCACCCGATGATTTACCGACCGCAAGACACAAATTTCATCAATCATCTGTGCGGTCTCGGGAAACAGATTCGAAACGGGAATGCCACTCTCACCATATCGTTTGAATAAAAACGGTGATGCCATCAGCTTGGAACCCAGGCCCGCACGCGGAATGTTTGGTACGCGGGCGGCAATACTCGGAGGGACCGCCTGCCCTTCCAGTTCGGTAAGCAATGGCTTCGGATCAAACGTATCAACCTGACTCGGTGCTCCCGACATAAAGAGAAAGATCACACTTTTAGCGGTCGCGGGAAAATGACGTTCGCCGCTACTGATGTGAGTTCCCTCTTCTGCACACAACAGCCCTTCATCGGCCAGCAAAGACAATAATCCCACTGCACCAAAGCCGAGCACACTCTGCCCCAGCATTTCACGCCGACTCACAAATCGTCGATCGATGCCGGGAGAAAACCAATTTTGATTCATTTCATCAGATAACATTAAAAATCTCTGAATTAAGGGATGTACATAAACTCGTTCAAATTCAGCAACGCGTGACAGAGCATCGATAGCCGACGTTTCTGGTTATCAACAGGTTTCTCTCCTTCAAAAAAGAGCAGCGCACGCTTCTGTTCCTGTGCAGTCGGCTTGCGACCCAATACTCGTAAAAACGCACGCTCGACCTGTTGACCGTGATGATCGCCGGCTTCCTCAACAATCGTTTTCGCCAGGACCTGCGCCCGTCGATCCATAAACTGGCTGTTCAACATAAAGAGAGGTTGCAGCGCGACGGTCGACACCTGCCGACGGGAACAACTGGCGATACTGTCCGGCGCGTCAAACATCGCCATCACGGACGGCTTTTCACTCCGCCGCTGAAACAGATAAATTGTACGTCGCAAATTTTCCTCTTCGCGTTCCTGCGGCACGCTCGGTCCTCCGAGATCGCGTTTGAGTTCACCCGTCGCACATAAAATCGAATCGCGAATCGCTTCCGCTTCCAGCCGACGACGAGGCCAGCTCCAGAGCAGTCGATTCTCGGGATCCTGTTTTAAGTTGGTTTCGTTAAAGGAACGTGCCTGCCGATAGGTTGATGAAAGCACAATCAGCCGATGAATGTGCTTCGTGCTCCAGCCCTGATCCATCAACTCAGCCGCGAGCCAGTCCAGCAACTCGGGATGTGTCGGTTTCTCGCCCTGTACACCAAAATCACTGGGGGTTGCCACCAGACCCCGTCCGAAATGATACTGCCAGAGCCGATTGACCCACACGCGGGATACCAGCGGATTCTTCCGGTCCGTCATCCAGTCCGCCAGTGCGGTCCGTGACATCGTTTCTGACGATTTCGAAGTGGCCCCCAGTACCGCCGGCCAGCCTTTTCCTACTTCCGGTCCCCGCTTGTGCACATCGCCGCGAATCAGGATTTGCGATTTGGTCAGTTTCAAGCGTTCTTTGGAATACGGGATCGGATCACGGTTGACTACCGGCAGCCGCTCGATGTTTCCATGCCCTGTTAACGGAGAATAATAGCCCCAGGTATGCGGTTTCGTCGTGTGCTGAAATCGCTTCTGTTTGATTAGCTTCTTCGCTTCGCGTTGATAAAAATCAAACGTCCCTTTCGGCATCCACGCTTTCATGTCAGTAGGGTTGGAAAGCGATTCACCCTGAAGTGACAGGTTCCCCAATTGACCATTCACAAAAAAGCCCTGCAGCCGATAATAGTCACGCTGTGTCAATGGATCAAATTTATGGTTGTGGCATTGAGCACATTCCAGGGTCAGACCAAGCAGCGCACTGCTGGTGACATTCACAATATCCACCAGCACATCATTTCGCTGTGCCGCCTTATCCATCTGATTGCCGCTGATTCGAGCCGATGCTAAAAAACCGGTCGCGATCACATGCTCGTCTGCATAGGGCTTCAGTTCATCTCCCGCCAACTGCTCTCTGATGAACTGATCAAAGGGTTTATCGTTATTAAAACTCTCAATGACATAATCACGATACCGCCAGGCATAAGGTCGCGGCAGATCATGCTGGTAACCGTGACTCTCCGCCCAGCGCGTGAGGTCGAGCCAGTACCGCGCCCAACGTTCGCCATAATGTTTCGATGCCAATAAGCGATCGACCAGTTTTTCATACGCGCGGGGATCCGTATCGTTCACAAACGTCTCGATTTGCTCTGCCGTTGGCGGTAAACCGATCAGATCCAGATAGAGTCGCCGAATCAATGTTCCCTTGTCGGCTTCGGGAGCGGGTTGAATGCCCTGTTTCTGATACGCGCGCTCGATAAACGCATCTACGGGCGTACGCACGCGTTTGGAGTTTTGCATCACGGGCACTACGGGACGCTTAATGATTTGAAAGGCCCAATGATCGGATTCGGCTTTAGGCGTCGGTAGTAGCTGATGATCCCATTTTGCCCCCTGATCAATCCAGGCGCTTAGTAAAGCAATTTCCTGTTCAGACAACGGCTGCGTTGAATCTACAGGAGGCATGCGTTCCTCGGCGACTTTTGAGGAGACTAACTGAATCAGCTTACTTTGTGCGCTTTCCCCCGGCACAATCAATTCTTCGCCGGTACTGAACCCAAGCAATTCATCATACACATCCAGTCTGTATCCGGAATCGGGATTCGTGCCCGCATGACAGGAAAAACAGCGTTGTTTGAGTAAGGGATAAATTTCTTTACGAAAATCAACCTGCGACTGCCAGGCTTGCTGTTTTTTCTGATTCATTGAAGGAATTTGTGACGGTGATAAATCGAGCACATCACTCCAGGTGCGACTCAATACCAGATCACTCACATAAATCCGGTCATCCACTTCCGTTTTATACCCAGTCGCAAAACCGACCCAACGCACCGCATTGACACTCTGCGGATTCACCGCGGTGGCCACGGGTTGGTCGAATTCGTCTGGTTTCGGATCGACCCACAAATCAAATCGAGTAAACCCTGCACGCAAGGATTTTTCCGGCTTCGATAATCTGCCAACAATCTGGTAATCCCGATCGCGTTCCAGCTCAACAGAACTCCAGGCGGTTTTATGACTCCCAATTCGAACCATAAACACGACTTTCCCCTTTTGCGGACCGCTGGCAGCCACATGCACGCCGATATTCGGAATGTGTGAAGCGTGGACCGCCTCATCAGTGCCTTCATAACGATCCAGCCAGAACACAAAAAATTCCCCCTGATCACGCAATCTTTCATCGACCGCATAACGGAATCGAAACCGCAGAAACAGTTCCTGCCCCTGATAGGTTTCCTGCAACTCTCTCCGCAACGGATTATTGCGTTTGCCGGAACCTTGAATCAGCGCTTCATGTTGAATGGCCTGTTGCTGTTTGTTTTGTGATTTCTTTTGCTTCACATCGACAAACAGAGCCGGTTGCTGTTTCGAAAGTACCCAGCCTCCGTTCCAGCCAAATCCCGGTTGTTCTTTTTTGTGTGAATCGAATGTCGGATTGACTAATCCCTGTGCCAGTCGTGATTCCTCTCCCGAGATCTGCTGAATGTGAGAGAGCAGCGTCCCACAAACCAGTATGGAAAGTAGTCTTGTATTAAAAAGAAAAGCCCGCACAGCGCAAAACATCACAAAACTTTCAGTACAAACATTGATAAACTATTTCTGAACAGCAGCAGGTTGTGTGACTGCTTCATACGAATCACCAATGACGAGCCGATCCAGAAAAAGCGAATCGGTCACTTCAGTATATTGCCCGATCCGCATGCCTAGAGCGTTAATCGATTTCAGGAGTTTCCCCTCTTTCGGTAGGTTTACAACAACATCCGGGGTTTCTACCCGATCACCAACCGGGTTCACCCAGAACTCCAGATGATTAAAATGAGGAGCATTTTTCCTGGCAAGATGGCCTACCAGCAAAAACGTTTCATGATCGACGGGCTCTTGAAATAAGACTTCATCTTTCACAGTAAATCGAGCGAAGAACTGCCCCTCTTTAAACCCGACACTCGGCACCAGGGAATGACTGTTTCCCAAACGACCCTTTGAATCATCAAACCAGAGACCGAAGAAGTCATCTCCATCCAGGCCGTGATATTGGACCAGGACGCTGAAATAGAAATCATCTTTAAGTGGTGTTTCCAGTTTGCGGGCCATCCGATGTGCGAGTGAGGGATAGGCATGATGGCGACCGCGGGCCTCTAAGATCATCGGTCCCCCATCCAGTCCCTCCCACTGCATTCGTTTCTCAGGAACCATCAACCGGGTGAAATTTTGATCAACCCACCAGCCTTCATGATCAAATCCGATACCGCCGTTTTGTTGATAGAGCGAAGTCGACGGATATTCAAAATCCTCACCCACCAGAATTCCCTCAGGCAGAGCAGAATTCTCCTTGATCAGAGAAATTTGATTCAATGGCTGGTGATTCTCAAAATGGATTGTCTCTTGCGGTGGATAGTTTCCGGACTTCGCCGCGACAAGTTGTTCGAGCGTCGGCACATCCGCAAACTTCGCTGGCGTCACACTGATTTCTGCTCCCTGCACTGTTCCATTCGAAAACCGTAGTGCCTGGCTGGCTTTGAGGTTGGCAAGCTTCTTGTTCGCGGACGTCACTGGTTTCACATCAACTTCGCCTTCAAAGACATGCACTTCCGCTTCGCCCGACCGATCCACAACCGTGCCAAAACGCGTTCCCAAGTCAACAATTCGTATTTTGGAAGTATCCACAGAAAACCCCTGCGCCTCATCAGGTACATACGCAGCCAGTTTTCCATGATGCAGCAGTGCATTCAAAGGAGAACGAAATTCAATTTTTGCTGGTCCCTCTAATACCACTCCCGCACCACTCTGAAAACGAATACGGGCAATTCCCGATTTCAACCACAGAGATTGCCCTGTTTTAAACTGCGTGCCATAGGGAATGTCTTCTTCGAGATCGTCATGTCCCCAAACCGCATCTTCCGTATCGAGTAGCATACCGACGTAGTCCGGGCGAGATGCGATTTGGTTTTCTTGTCGAGGCGGTACCTTCTGGTTCAACCAAACAACAGCACTGACCAACAGAACCACCATGACTAACGCGATCCCTTGCGACAGAAAAGAAAATCGACGGGAAGCAGGGAGCTCCGCGGCAGGGATTCCCAAATGAGTTGTCTGACTTTCGTGAGATAAATTTTCCTGATCTACAACATTGATTCCTTCCGGGACCGATTCATACAAGCTGGCAGACAAGAGTGAATCGAGATGAATTTGATTCGTATAATCTTTAATGAGATCGGGATATGTATTGAGAATCTCGGTCAGCCGCGCGTCTTCATCCGTAGTCAACTGCTTATCCAGGAGACGGCAGGTCAGAGCCTCCAGTTCTTTGCGAATGGCATCATTGGGTTGATTCATAAATGCGCCTCCTGGGCTACCGTCTTTTGAATACACTCCATCAGTGTCTTACGAATCCGATACAAGGTCATCGAAACTGCATCGGCCGAGCGTCCTGCTTGTGAAGCAATCTGATTCACGGGCATCGACTCACAATATCGGTTTTCTACCAACTGACGATGTTCCGGCGAGAGCTTTTCCATACAATACGCGAGCGCTTCAGCGTGTGATTTTGTATTGACCGCCTGCTGTGTGGCAATGACGGCGATCTGCTCTAGTGTCCGATCATCGAGGGCCGCCTGTCCGCGATTCCGTACCCGCTTAAAAAACGCCATCGCCTGCAGTTGAGCAATCCGACACGCCCAAGGCGTGAAATCCAACTGCCAGTCATACTCAGTACGCTTCCGCCACAAAACGGTATTCGTTTCCTGCAACACATCATCCACGTCCGCGGCCCGACGAATCAACGCCATCAATAAACCGCGCAATACAGGCTGACTGCCTGCAATTAAAGCGACGTATTCTTCATCAAGTTCCTGATTCTGCAAAACGAAAAACCTTCTCTGGCCTCAAGCCGATGAATCAACGTCAAAACAAAACACCGTGTAAGTTCATTAGATCAAACCCCACCAATCTAACGCACATTTTTTAAAAAAGATATTTTTAATAAGGCAGGAAAGAGATTTCGAATGAATTCTGAAGAGTGGAAACTATGAATTGTTAAAGACTTAGAGTTATCATTTCGT
The Gimesia aquarii DNA segment above includes these coding regions:
- a CDS encoding DUF1501 domain-containing protein is translated as MLSDEMNQNWFSPGIDRRFVSRREMLGQSVLGFGAVGLLSLLADEGLLCAEEGTHISSGERHFPATAKSVIFLFMSGAPSQVDTFDPKPLLTELEGQAVPPSIAARVPNIPRAGLGSKLMASPFLFKRYGESGIPVSNLFPETAQMIDEICVLRSVNHRVPVHGPGECIALTGSAIGDRPSLGAWMTYGLGSESRDLPGFISMLSNSTGPAPQTPGWGAGFLPSRFQGTLVDGKRGIPYTQMPSGYSNQNRRQQLDFIKWMNQEHLAQLGQDSELEARIASYELGFRLQTSAPEVFDLESETAETAKLYGLDDKPTAEFGRHCLIARRLVERGVRVVQLRNGGWDAHGSLKANHLKRSRATDRPIAGLLKDLKQRGLLEETLVIWGGEFGRTPTTEGSAKGDRRGRDHLPTTYCMWMAGGGMKGGQIIGRTDDLGYTPVERPVSPTDLHATLLHALGIDQHKLFYMHNNRKEIATVLGGEVINEVF
- a CDS encoding PSD1 and planctomycete cytochrome C domain-containing protein translates to MFCAVRAFLFNTRLLSILVCGTLLSHIQQISGEESRLAQGLVNPTFDSHKKEQPGFGWNGGWVLSKQQPALFVDVKQKKSQNKQQQAIQHEALIQGSGKRNNPLRRELQETYQGQELFLRFRFRYAVDERLRDQGEFFVFWLDRYEGTDEAVHASHIPNIGVHVAASGPQKGKVVFMVRIGSHKTAWSSVELERDRDYQIVGRLSKPEKSLRAGFTRFDLWVDPKPDEFDQPVATAVNPQSVNAVRWVGFATGYKTEVDDRIYVSDLVLSRTWSDVLDLSPSQIPSMNQKKQQAWQSQVDFRKEIYPLLKQRCFSCHAGTNPDSGYRLDVYDELLGFSTGEELIVPGESAQSKLIQLVSSKVAEERMPPVDSTQPLSEQEIALLSAWIDQGAKWDHQLLPTPKAESDHWAFQIIKRPVVPVMQNSKRVRTPVDAFIERAYQKQGIQPAPEADKGTLIRRLYLDLIGLPPTAEQIETFVNDTDPRAYEKLVDRLLASKHYGERWARYWLDLTRWAESHGYQHDLPRPYAWRYRDYVIESFNNDKPFDQFIREQLAGDELKPYADEHVIATGFLASARISGNQMDKAAQRNDVLVDIVNVTSSALLGLTLECAQCHNHKFDPLTQRDYYRLQGFFVNGQLGNLSLQGESLSNPTDMKAWMPKGTFDFYQREAKKLIKQKRFQHTTKPHTWGYYSPLTGHGNIERLPVVNRDPIPYSKERLKLTKSQILIRGDVHKRGPEVGKGWPAVLGATSKSSETMSRTALADWMTDRKNPLVSRVWVNRLWQYHFGRGLVATPSDFGVQGEKPTHPELLDWLAAELMDQGWSTKHIHRLIVLSSTYRQARSFNETNLKQDPENRLLWSWPRRRLEAEAIRDSILCATGELKRDLGGPSVPQEREEENLRRTIYLFQRRSEKPSVMAMFDAPDSIASCSRRQVSTVALQPLFMLNSQFMDRRAQVLAKTIVEEAGDHHGQQVERAFLRVLGRKPTAQEQKRALLFFEGEKPVDNQKRRLSMLCHALLNLNEFMYIP
- a CDS encoding FecR domain-containing protein, which translates into the protein MNQPNDAIRKELEALTCRLLDKQLTTDEDARLTEILNTYPDLIKDYTNQIHLDSLLSASLYESVPEGINVVDQENLSHESQTTHLGIPAAELPASRRFSFLSQGIALVMVVLLVSAVVWLNQKVPPRQENQIASRPDYVGMLLDTEDAVWGHDDLEEDIPYGTQFKTGQSLWLKSGIARIRFQSGAGVVLEGPAKIEFRSPLNALLHHGKLAAYVPDEAQGFSVDTSKIRIVDLGTRFGTVVDRSGEAEVHVFEGEVDVKPVTSANKKLANLKASQALRFSNGTVQGAEISVTPAKFADVPTLEQLVAAKSGNYPPQETIHFENHQPLNQISLIKENSALPEGILVGEDFEYPSTSLYQQNGGIGFDHEGWWVDQNFTRLMVPEKRMQWEGLDGGPMILEARGRHHAYPSLAHRMARKLETPLKDDFYFSVLVQYHGLDGDDFFGLWFDDSKGRLGNSHSLVPSVGFKEGQFFARFTVKDEVLFQEPVDHETFLLVGHLARKNAPHFNHLEFWVNPVGDRVETPDVVVNLPKEGKLLKSINALGMRIGQYTEVTDSLFLDRLVIGDSYEAVTQPAAVQK
- a CDS encoding sigma-70 family RNA polymerase sigma factor — its product is MQNQELDEEYVALIAGSQPVLRGLLMALIRRAADVDDVLQETNTVLWRKRTEYDWQLDFTPWACRIAQLQAMAFFKRVRNRGQAALDDRTLEQIAVIATQQAVNTKSHAEALAYCMEKLSPEHRQLVENRYCESMPVNQIASQAGRSADAVSMTLYRIRKTLMECIQKTVAQEAHL